ATCCTCTTGTCCTTATAGGAAACCTGTGTTTCTTagctataaaaatgttttctcttaaCTTTCTGCCCAGTAGCATGTAATGGTTTCTGCTAGGGCTGGGCAAGTAACTGAAAATGTATCGAAACCGTCATTTATGACCTCTAACCAACCTAATTTTGCTCATGTCGGTTAATTCGGGTTTCTGCAATGTTCCATGCCACATCACCCTGCcccatgtcctccctcctcactcccctgctgacctgcactcactttacactttcaCAATAAACATAGGCTACAGAACTTAAagtttactttttttgtttgattcgctAAAGCTTAGgagacacatattcaaacacattgaaaaataGTCCAACATTTTGCACACACGCAGTTCACACAAGACATAACGTGACGCGCAGAGCCAGGAAATTGgtgttaaagtgactggaatgatccggattcatgatcaaacatcattgattaataactaaataaaaagtcaatttgTGTGAAGCACTAAAGGCAcgagaagacacacacacacacacacacacacacacacacacacacacatgcagtgcagtgttttgacttcattgttgcagaagaggCAACACCCCAGGAACAGAAATATGAATTCAGCTGgcttttataaagatcagttctagGTGTGAgggattagaaaagagcagagtcacttgttgaccaaCATGGAGTGATGCTggtcaatttattttaaaacgaTGTTAAAATAATTTCTCATTAATCGTAAtcaaggtaaaagtttgaaacaatcgagatattgatttgaagtcatttcACCCAGCCCTAGTTCTGCACAACTGTCGAGAAACACTGCTGTGTCATAGAAGTTTTTGCAAAAGTATTGTATACATTTGTGCATATCTCTGAAATGCCAAGTAAACAGTTACACAGGTGTTGGTGacattcacagtcacacacattaaGTGCAAAAGATATAAATAGTACCTCTGAAAATGCAGAACAAACACCTCCTCAGTGTTCTCTGGAACATCTCCTTTCCCCTTTGCTTGAGGTCATTTTGGTGTCTTGGAGTCACATTGAGCAATAAAATTTCCTCTGAGGCGACTCTTCCAGTCATGACGTCATGAAGGTCGACCGGATGGCAACAGTTTCAGCTTACTTTGCCCACTGTTGATGTTGTTCTCCATTGGGGCAAAAGTAGCCTAGAGACCTTAAGGTTAAATCAATGATTATGGCTATGTTTACATCTATATTTTACTACACGAGTTTGCTGATGGCTTTATCTAGTGCCGCGCCAATGCCGCAGTCAAACTCATCTGGCCTTGTTGAAAGCTCTCTGCAGGAATGATGTGAAAAGTGATGAAATTCCTCAGATCTTTAGGAAGTAACTGACAGCACTGCCACCGAGGTAATCTATCAGAAGTCTAAAAAGGACTTTCATCAAGGCAACGAACAAGGAATTGGATTGTTTTCCCATTTGTTTGCttatcagaaaaaataacatGGCCAGGCTCAGCGTCAGCGTTGACTGTTCCCCTTTTGGACTTGTTTTGCCCATCAGCTTAGCCGGTATGGAAGACATGATGTCGTTTTCTTGTTAGTCTTCACACCAGAGCAGCTTCTCCAGTACACCGCATCTTGATTCCTCAGAGTGGGTTGAAGTGACAGTTGTGTTCaacaaaaacgaaaaaaaagatTGACAATATTCCTCAGGTTAGGTTGGAGATGCTTCCAATCCCGCTGACGGTCACCGCTGGAAGACTGGTCAGAGTTAATTCATCCTGCGAGTGTCCTGTCCTGGCTTTTTTTTCTGGCAACTTACTGGCTGAGGATCCTTTGGTTCCTCTGAGGCATTACTTGGTCAGACATGTCCACATTTCTGATgttgagagaaagaaatatcTTCAAGATGTTTTTAGATTCCTCCTTCTGCTGTAAACAAAGGTAAAGCTGAACAGGAGCCAGATAGAGTTGATTGAAGAGCAAAGAGACCAACGCAGAGAAGCTGGATTCTTCAGGATGATGCtaatgatgaaaatgaagatTGTTTCTTGCTCTCAGCCTTGTTGAGTACTGGTGAACTCGGTCCTCGGCCGGAGGGTGACAAGTCTGCTTTAAGTCTGAGAATATTGTTTAGAGAAAGCTGTAGCTGTAGTAGTTGGACGCacagaaactcacacacacacctacacttGTTTACACCTTTCTATATTCCCCTTGGTTGCAGTAGATGCAGGAAGACAAACACCCAAGTTGCTAGGTTACCACAGCTTCCTGAGGGGCCTTCCATACGACAGTGTttcatcacacaaacaaaactaacaaGCTGTAACTGCTGACGTATacttacattttattgtgtaatAAGTAGTCTGTTTCCTTTGGATGACACTgaaattaattcagttttttagcTGAGCTCACAAACCTATTTTTCAAGCAATATATGTCTCTTACTTTAATGTAACCATTGAAATGTCCCATCAACTCTTAAACGTCCACCTAGTTGTTGAGACTAGGCCAGACTTTCTCTATTTACTTTCTTCTGTTGCCCTGTGATTCCAAATGACCATGATCTGAAATATATTTGCATGTACTTGATGGTGCTTTTGGTTTTGGATTATAACACAACGTTATTAGCATTATCTTTGACTGGAATATCTCAAGAAAGCTTTAAAGGAATTTCTTTATAtgtggtacaaatgttcagttagACTTAAAGATGAAccgattcgattttggtggtcgaaggtcGCTGTGCATTCCGAAAACGTGAATGTGATATCTAGAGAAAAACCGTGTTGGAAAATCTTCAATTCTAGTGCAAGGTTTTGCTTGGACTAGAAGGTGAACAGATTAGATTTTGCTCTTCAAAGATGGTCACATTGAATTCATGTTCAAATTGTGACAAATTTAaggaaaaatatttaatgagaTAATGGATTTAGACTTGGCAGATGGTACCTACTGTTGAAAAGTAATTTTAGACCAGAGCCTCACTCTCGAGAATTAGTTTGCCCATTTCTTTTAATGAACTTTAAATATTTCTTCTAATTCCATACCTCTTTCACAGCTAAAAAGTATGGAAGTGGTAATTGGTAATATGCCCAAACTTGTCCAGGCCTGGGCAATAACTGTTGTGTTACAATACTCTGACCtacttaattaattaataaacttgtaaaaaaaaaaaagcgaatTGTAAAACCTAACCATTATCTCAGTGATTTTTGTTGGTGATGATATTTTTATGTGTGAAGAGATTTGTCTTATGTATCGTTGCTTCAGCTGTCTGGCCAGAGTAGACACAGTGTAATAtgtagtatttgtgtttttcttgcagTGGGTATCTACAGTATTTGGTTCTATGACAAGAGGGACTGTCATCGTATCGCTCAACTGATGGTCAAGTAAGTTGCCATACATGTCTATTatgtatctgttgtttttttttttcacccattAGGGGTTAGTTGTCAGAGCAGCTCAAATATGACACAGCACTTAGGTGTGAAGACAACGTGTCAagctttcactttctttcaggATTGTAAAACAAGAGGCGGACCACGTCCAGAGAAAATCACCAGAGAGGGCAGTGCCGGGGAGGACCAATGGCGTTGCAGAACCACGGCCCATTGACATCCTGGAACTGCTCAGCAAAGCCAAGGAAGAATACCAGAGAGTGAGGATGCGACACACTCTTGTAGATATGAACATATCGTGTTCTTTATGTTGTACCTATAACATTATTCTGCATTACTCTTATGGGTTCTTCACAGTAACACAATTGATGTCCTAGCAGATGATGCATACAAAAACGATAATGTGGCATTTGTAGCAAAGACATTATAAGTGAGGAGACCTGAGCAGCATAGGCCAAAATCCCAAAGATGTTGGTTGTTTGACACATGAGCCTGGTGTCGTTATCCTGGCTCCTTAGTAGTGAATCTTTCTTATTTGTAGCTCCGGCAAACTCTTgattgataattttttttatttcatccataCATCTTGAACACTGACTGAAACACTTTTAAATCAGGCACGTGTATATCAAGCATTACACTGGTACTTAATCTGGGATTATTTTAGGTTTGGGTTTTCTGTTTAAGAAATCTTAATTTGTGCCTTCTTTGCTTTTTAATCTCTACTTTCTGTCTATGTATTTATCCtctggctttttttctttttttttaattaaaatccCATTGAAtttctatgtttgtttgtgtgtgtttcgaTTCAGGGTCGGGCATACGAAACAGATGGGCCTATGGAGCAACACGTGAAAGCAGCTGTCAACACTACAGAACATACCCACAGCACATCACAACCTCAGAAGGTACATACATTACAGAGACATGCGTGCAAAAATACCTTAAGCCCTGTAGTTTATTCTGTTCACTCCTACATACAAAGActgtcaaagaaaacaaagagattcTTATTCTAGTGGCCATGAAACCCTATTTTTGGTTCAGCATTTGGAGATCAACCCATCTTAttgatttgttctttttacCCACCAGAGCTCTCACACAATAGTGAAGCAGATCACAGTTGAGGAGCTCTTTGGCTCGTCCCTCTCCAAGGACCCCTCTCTACCCGCCATGCCTGCACAGAACACCACCAATGCTTCCAGTGACCCCTCCTACATCCAGAACCACAGCACCAACCAGCGACACCAAGTCCCCGGCCTGCTCCCAGCTCCGTATGCACTTCACCCCAGCCCTGTTTTCCAGTCAGTAGTCCCCATGTCAGACCACCAGCCTCTGTGCTCAGTTTCACCTCTCATGGTGCCTCATCCTGGCTCAGAGCTGCGGACTGCTCCCCCCGGTcctgcagcaccaccaccatcagCCTCAGGAGCTTTTTTGGGACAAGAAATATTAAGCTCCCTCAAATCGGCAGTTCCATCCATGAATTCAGACATCCACAAACCTATCCTCGCACCCAGCTTCCTGCCAAGCACTCTGGTCCCACCCCACAGCTTCCACGAGCCCATGGGGAAACCCATTATCCAGCACAGCAAAGAG
The sequence above is drawn from the Hippoglossus hippoglossus isolate fHipHip1 chromosome 7, fHipHip1.pri, whole genome shotgun sequence genome and encodes:
- the dcp1a gene encoding mRNA-decapping enzyme 1A; the encoded protein is METLNAGHMMSLAALQRQDPYIKTLLDVTGQVALYNFNSKTNEWEKTEIEGTLFVYTRSASPHHGFTIMNRLSTENLVEPINKDLEFQLQDPFLLYRNGNLGIYSIWFYDKRDCHRIAQLMVKIVKQEADHVQRKSPERAVPGRTNGVAEPRPIDILELLSKAKEEYQRGRAYETDGPMEQHVKAAVNTTEHTHSTSQPQKSSHTIVKQITVEELFGSSLSKDPSLPAMPAQNTTNASSDPSYIQNHSTNQRHQVPGLLPAPYALHPSPVFQSVVPMSDHQPLCSVSPLMVPHPGSELRTAPPGPAAPPPSASGAFLGQEILSSLKSAVPSMNSDIHKPILAPSFLPSTLVPPHSFHEPMGKPIIQHSKEMDVFTQPPNLIKPMSAVPMSPGLAVQRPEISVLLSPSAFQQSFSKTKTTTAASVVLHSPSEPPSTTPGAVESLPAPCSKTQLQETLIHLIKNDADFLSTIHNAYLQTLSKDFSNMKL